One genomic window of Boudabousia tangfeifanii includes the following:
- a CDS encoding DUF2218 domain-containing protein, whose translation MDQFVSATLVATDRPGRYAKQLASHMSRKISTAFDPNTGLGFLDFNGRGRARLVALDEGLRMELFCEETEMPRLEQIIGSHLARFGWSEQMQVAWTRADGTPGDVSGPYTKEEIEARRKAKQAAKAAAAT comes from the coding sequence ATGGATCAGTTTGTTTCTGCCACCTTGGTTGCAACCGACCGTCCAGGTCGTTACGCCAAACAGTTGGCTTCCCACATGTCTCGCAAGATTTCAACCGCTTTTGACCCGAATACCGGTTTGGGTTTCCTTGATTTTAATGGCCGAGGGCGGGCACGCCTGGTGGCCTTGGACGAGGGCTTGCGGATGGAGCTCTTTTGTGAGGAAACGGAAATGCCTCGGCTGGAACAAATCATTGGTTCACATTTGGCCCGTTTTGGCTGGTCCGAACAAATGCAAGTAGCTTGGACCCGTGCCGATGGCACTCCCGGCGATGTTTCCGGTCCCTACACGAAAGAAGAAATCGAAGCTCGTCGTAAGGCCAAGCAAGCTGCCAAAGCTGCCGCTGCCACCTAG
- a CDS encoding RNA-binding S4 domain-containing protein, with amino-acid sequence METSGSVRVDVWLWAVRQCKTRSLATNECKAGHVRVNGETAKPAQKVSVGDEVRYRFQGFDRILEVTGLLQKRSSAQVASQCYIDHSPPRPKVYVPAPAFRPRGSGRPTKKERRELDRFLAAQRESHLDLFAEDEF; translated from the coding sequence ATGGAAACTAGTGGCAGTGTCAGGGTAGATGTGTGGCTGTGGGCCGTACGTCAATGTAAGACCCGTTCGCTGGCCACTAACGAGTGCAAGGCCGGGCACGTCCGCGTTAATGGCGAAACTGCCAAGCCTGCCCAGAAAGTCAGCGTGGGCGACGAGGTGCGCTATCGTTTCCAAGGATTTGACCGAATTTTAGAGGTCACCGGTTTGCTCCAAAAACGTAGTAGCGCCCAGGTGGCTAGCCAGTGCTACATAGACCATTCGCCCCCTCGTCCGAAAGTCTATGTGCCGGCCCCAGCCTTTCGCCCTCGGGGTTCTGGTCGACCAACTAAAAAAGAACGCCGCGAGCTGGATCGTTTCCTTGCCGCGCAGCGTGAATCCCACCTTGACCTCTTTGCTGAGGATGAGTTCTAG
- a CDS encoding ABC transporter ATP-binding protein: MTMLTRMFSKASSNLLAEAEDANLEKPTGTPATPLLKTEGLLRAYGEHVVVDQVSLDLPHGGVTALLGPNGAGKSTLLSLLARLQTPQQGRVWLHDLDVHQTDSRQIAKALGVLRQENRSDTRLKVRELVEFGRFPHSQGRLTNECHRAVEQAMDALDLHDLAEKYLDELSGGQRQRAFIAMVLAQETEVILLDEPLNNLDLRHVVGIMRLLRKLADERGRTIVVVLHDINVAAAYCDRLIAMKDGQVAFDGHPDEIMKSHVLEEVYGVPMEVCRVAGRCLAVYF; this comes from the coding sequence ATGACGATGTTGACGCGCATGTTTAGTAAGGCCTCCAGCAATCTGCTGGCCGAGGCCGAGGACGCCAACCTAGAGAAACCAACGGGCACGCCAGCAACCCCTTTGCTAAAAACTGAAGGGCTACTTCGGGCCTATGGCGAGCATGTGGTGGTAGATCAGGTCTCGCTCGATTTGCCCCACGGTGGCGTTACCGCCCTGCTCGGCCCAAACGGAGCAGGGAAGTCCACTTTGCTTTCTTTGTTGGCACGTTTGCAAACCCCGCAGCAAGGTCGAGTGTGGTTGCACGATTTGGACGTGCACCAAACTGACTCTAGGCAGATCGCCAAAGCTTTGGGCGTGCTGCGTCAAGAAAATCGTTCCGACACCCGCCTGAAAGTGCGTGAGCTGGTGGAGTTCGGGCGTTTCCCGCATTCTCAGGGGCGTTTGACCAATGAGTGCCACCGCGCGGTGGAGCAGGCGATGGACGCCCTCGACCTGCACGATTTGGCTGAAAAGTACCTTGATGAACTATCTGGGGGACAACGGCAACGCGCTTTCATTGCGATGGTGTTAGCGCAAGAAACTGAAGTCATTTTGTTAGACGAACCGTTAAATAACCTGGATTTGCGGCACGTGGTTGGCATTATGCGACTGCTGCGTAAACTGGCGGATGAACGAGGGCGAACAATCGTGGTGGTGCTCCACGATATTAACGTGGCCGCCGCCTATTGTGACCGCCTGATTGCGATGAAAGATGGCCAAGTAGCCTTTGATGGGCACCCGGATGAAATCATGAAATCTCACGTGCTAGAAGAAGTGTACGGGGTTCCCATGGAAGTATGCCGCGTCGCCGGTCGCTGCCTAGCTGTCTATTTCTAA
- a CDS encoding iron chelate uptake ABC transporter family permease subunit: protein MAEKTVCPTRLPRRWIMWVTPLLLLLAAAAFIWWDLPSGSSFILRLRLTSLASLTLVGVAIGASTVAFHAITQNRVVTPALIGFDALYVFIQTALTFGLGATASGLIWPPLMFFGNTLLMLILGGGLMWLMFRGGRSNLEFVLLVGIISGTVLRSLTSLLQNLIDPGEFQVLQARIFASFETVNRANLGVASLVVLLGCLLLWSWRRYLDVLALGRDNAISLGVDYRRWLIRVFVVVVALVAAATALVGPVTFFGLLVASLAYQLAPSDRHAYTLVLSGFFGALALVAGQFILGRLLGYNTVLAVVVEFIGGLFFLHLLLFRKGN, encoded by the coding sequence GTGGCTGAGAAAACAGTTTGTCCGACTCGCCTACCTCGCCGCTGGATCATGTGGGTTACCCCGTTACTTTTGTTGCTAGCCGCCGCCGCTTTTATTTGGTGGGACTTGCCTTCTGGCTCGAGCTTTATTTTGCGCCTGCGCCTAACTTCCTTAGCTTCCTTAACCTTGGTGGGGGTCGCAATCGGCGCCTCAACGGTGGCGTTTCACGCGATCACTCAAAATCGGGTGGTAACCCCCGCCTTGATTGGCTTTGATGCCCTGTACGTGTTCATTCAAACGGCGTTGACTTTCGGGTTGGGGGCGACGGCCTCGGGACTTATCTGGCCACCTTTGATGTTCTTTGGCAACACTTTGCTAATGCTCATCCTTGGGGGTGGGCTGATGTGGCTCATGTTCCGTGGGGGCCGATCGAACCTGGAATTTGTGCTGCTGGTTGGCATTATTTCGGGGACGGTGCTGCGTTCTTTAACCTCCTTGCTGCAGAATCTGATTGATCCCGGTGAGTTTCAGGTTCTACAGGCGCGTATTTTTGCTTCTTTTGAGACGGTCAATCGGGCGAACTTGGGGGTTGCTTCGCTGGTGGTTCTACTTGGCTGTTTGCTGCTTTGGAGTTGGCGACGTTACCTGGATGTGTTGGCTTTGGGGCGCGATAATGCGATCAGTTTAGGGGTGGATTATCGGCGCTGGTTGATTCGCGTGTTCGTGGTGGTCGTGGCTTTGGTGGCGGCAGCGACCGCGCTGGTTGGTCCGGTTACTTTCTTTGGGTTGCTGGTTGCCTCACTGGCTTACCAGTTGGCCCCATCTGACCGCCATGCCTACACCCTGGTACTTTCGGGATTTTTTGGGGCGCTCGCCTTGGTGGCGGGTCAGTTCATTTTGGGGCGTCTGCTGGGGTACAACACCGTGCTCGCGGTAGTGGTCGAGTTTATTGGGGGCTTGTTCTTCTTGCACCTGCTGTTGTTTAGAAAAGGGAATTAG
- a CDS encoding ABC transporter permease, with product MARSSPNASPEVSAPLASGLAFPSAKNPDADRQKEKVARRRRRIFLAWLLGLALLSFLSLLVGVGETSSYLVWLSRWPRTAAALLAGASLAVAGFLLQLLTRNRFVEPATVGTNEAASLGLVLIAIVAPGAPVFWKMLAATVFALIGTGIFLLIVQRVKTRSLFTVPLVGIMLGSVIGAVATFLAYRFDLLQALGGWRLGSFASVLKGRYELLWLVAIAAVIMYLAADRFTLLSLGEDLAINAGVRTNQVRWLGLALVAIVSAINVVTIGSIPFLGLVVPGLAAHYLGENTRFALPWVALGGATLTLACDLIGRLIRFPFEIPVGTILGVLGGVIFIVMLLQRNRRG from the coding sequence ATGGCGCGTTCCTCTCCAAACGCCAGCCCCGAGGTTTCGGCTCCACTCGCCTCGGGGCTGGCATTCCCGTCCGCCAAAAACCCGGATGCAGATCGGCAGAAGGAAAAGGTGGCCCGTCGTCGTCGCCGGATTTTCCTTGCCTGGCTCCTAGGCCTGGCCTTGCTATCCTTCTTGAGCCTGCTGGTGGGGGTGGGGGAGACTTCCTCGTACCTGGTGTGGCTGTCACGCTGGCCGAGGACGGCCGCGGCCTTGTTGGCCGGCGCCTCCCTAGCGGTGGCGGGCTTCTTACTGCAGTTGCTAACTCGCAATCGTTTTGTCGAACCGGCGACGGTGGGCACGAATGAGGCCGCCAGTTTAGGCCTAGTGCTGATTGCGATTGTGGCCCCGGGGGCTCCCGTGTTTTGGAAAATGCTGGCCGCCACTGTTTTTGCCCTTATCGGCACCGGCATTTTCTTGTTGATTGTCCAAAGAGTGAAAACTCGTTCCCTGTTTACAGTCCCGTTGGTCGGCATCATGTTGGGCTCGGTGATTGGGGCGGTGGCCACCTTCTTGGCCTACCGTTTTGATCTTTTGCAAGCTTTGGGTGGTTGGCGTTTGGGCTCTTTCGCTTCGGTCTTGAAGGGGCGCTATGAACTTTTGTGGCTGGTGGCGATTGCTGCAGTCATCATGTACCTTGCCGCCGATCGTTTTACCTTGCTTAGTTTGGGTGAGGACCTAGCGATTAATGCGGGGGTGCGCACTAACCAAGTGCGCTGGCTGGGCCTGGCCTTGGTGGCGATTGTTTCGGCGATCAACGTGGTGACTATCGGTTCGATTCCTTTCCTCGGGCTGGTGGTGCCTGGTTTAGCCGCCCACTATTTGGGTGAGAATACGCGTTTTGCTTTGCCCTGGGTAGCTTTGGGTGGAGCCACTTTGACTTTAGCCTGTGACCTGATTGGTCGTCTGATTCGTTTTCCTTTCGAAATCCCAGTAGGCACCATTTTGGGAGTGCTCGGAGGCGTGATTTTCATTGTCATGTTGTTGCAAAGGAACCGTCGTGGCTGA
- a CDS encoding siderophore ABC transporter substrate-binding protein, with protein MTLKKKMFAALPLATMALVLAGCGTDGATTDTGSTAAPSASEKTVEAPVTQPTAEKQNDQPASTCEGTVKIKHAQGETEVPCNPKNVAVMDLAAADDMVSLGAGDSIGILPKAPGLPAVLKPYEGKAKAGSMVKPDLEAIAGAKPDLIILSSRTAKVYNDLKDVAPTIDLSDAKGVSTMQANDDKIRTIAQIFGQKEQGERAISELHARAGEIAAKAQGGKSLFIMTNGGKMSAFGPNSRFAIVFQDLGFAPAADVKQEGRHGEPISFEFVSQANPRYLFVLDRDSAVGHGENAAQALLDNDLIKNTEAGKNNGIDYLNGTDWYLVGGGIATMNGMLDQVASVLK; from the coding sequence ATGACCCTCAAGAAGAAAATGTTTGCGGCCTTGCCCCTCGCCACCATGGCGCTAGTTTTGGCCGGTTGCGGCACTGATGGTGCCACCACCGACACTGGTTCCACCGCGGCGCCCTCGGCCAGCGAAAAGACTGTCGAGGCCCCGGTAACCCAGCCGACTGCCGAAAAGCAAAATGACCAGCCGGCCAGTACCTGCGAAGGCACCGTAAAAATTAAGCACGCCCAGGGCGAGACCGAAGTGCCATGTAACCCCAAGAATGTGGCGGTCATGGATTTGGCGGCCGCCGACGACATGGTTTCTTTGGGTGCTGGCGACTCGATCGGTATTTTGCCGAAGGCTCCGGGTTTGCCCGCAGTGCTTAAGCCGTATGAAGGCAAAGCCAAGGCCGGCTCGATGGTGAAGCCAGACCTAGAGGCCATCGCTGGGGCAAAGCCGGACTTGATTATTCTTTCTTCGCGCACCGCCAAGGTTTACAACGATCTGAAGGACGTAGCTCCAACCATTGACTTGTCGGATGCCAAGGGCGTCTCGACCATGCAAGCTAACGACGACAAGATCCGTACTATCGCCCAGATTTTCGGCCAGAAAGAACAGGGCGAGCGAGCCATTAGCGAACTCCATGCGCGCGCCGGTGAAATCGCTGCCAAGGCGCAGGGTGGTAAGTCCCTCTTCATCATGACCAATGGTGGCAAGATGTCCGCTTTCGGCCCGAACTCGCGTTTCGCTATTGTCTTCCAGGATCTTGGTTTTGCTCCAGCGGCTGACGTGAAGCAGGAAGGCCGTCACGGCGAACCGATTTCCTTCGAATTTGTTTCGCAGGCCAACCCTCGCTACCTGTTCGTCCTCGATCGTGATTCCGCGGTTGGCCACGGCGAAAATGCCGCGCAGGCCCTTTTGGATAATGACCTGATTAAGAACACCGAGGCCGGCAAGAATAACGGGATCGACTATCTCAACGGCACCGACTGGTACCTCGTTGGTGGTGGTATTGCCACCATGAACGGCATGCTTGACCAGGTAGCTTCGGTTCTAAAGTAA
- a CDS encoding adenylosuccinate synthase, with protein sequence MPAVIVLGAQWGDEGKGKATDQLGSDVDYVVKFNGGNNAGHTVVIEGEKFALHLLPSGILTPGVVPVIGNGVVVDLDVLFEELEELQERGVDTSNLKISSHAHIIPSYNKVMDGASEKFLGDRKIGTTGRGIGPTYADKMNRIGIRVQDLFDESILRKKVRSALVQKNHLLSTMYDAPEIDPEAVADELLAYAERVRPYVVDSALLLNEALDDDKMVLFEAGQATMLDVDHGTYPFVTSSSATAGGACTGSGVGPTRIDRVIGIAKAYVTRVGEGPFPTELFDEVGESLRQAGGEFGTTTGRPRRTGWYDAVVSRYASRVNGLTDIVLTKLDVLTGYETIPVCVAYEIDGQRVEEMPDNQTDFHHAKPIYEEFPGWTEDISNVRTWEELPANAQAYVEALERLSGCRISVIGTGPGREAAIVRHSLT encoded by the coding sequence ATGCCCGCCGTAATCGTGTTAGGCGCCCAGTGGGGCGATGAAGGTAAAGGTAAAGCTACTGACCAGCTCGGTAGCGATGTGGACTACGTTGTAAAGTTTAATGGCGGCAACAATGCCGGTCACACCGTCGTTATCGAGGGCGAAAAGTTCGCGCTCCACCTCCTTCCTTCCGGTATTTTGACCCCCGGCGTGGTTCCAGTCATTGGCAACGGCGTAGTCGTCGACCTCGACGTGCTCTTCGAAGAACTCGAAGAACTACAAGAACGCGGCGTGGACACCTCCAACCTCAAGATCAGCTCCCACGCTCACATCATCCCGTCCTACAACAAGGTGATGGACGGAGCTAGCGAAAAGTTCCTCGGCGACCGTAAGATCGGCACCACCGGACGCGGCATTGGCCCCACCTACGCCGACAAGATGAACCGTATCGGCATTCGCGTTCAGGACCTCTTTGACGAGTCGATCCTGCGCAAGAAGGTGCGCAGCGCCCTCGTCCAGAAGAACCACCTACTTTCGACCATGTACGACGCCCCAGAGATTGACCCTGAGGCCGTCGCCGACGAACTCTTGGCCTACGCTGAGCGGGTTCGCCCATACGTGGTGGACTCAGCCCTGCTGCTTAATGAAGCGCTCGACGATGACAAGATGGTGCTATTCGAGGCCGGCCAGGCCACCATGCTGGACGTCGACCACGGCACCTACCCCTTCGTGACTTCCTCTTCGGCTACCGCCGGCGGTGCCTGCACCGGCTCTGGCGTGGGCCCAACCCGCATCGATCGTGTAATCGGCATTGCCAAGGCCTATGTCACCCGCGTGGGTGAAGGCCCGTTCCCCACCGAACTATTTGACGAGGTCGGAGAAAGCTTGCGCCAAGCTGGTGGCGAGTTCGGAACCACCACCGGTCGTCCTCGTCGTACCGGCTGGTATGACGCGGTGGTCTCCCGCTATGCCTCCCGCGTTAATGGCCTAACCGATATCGTCCTAACGAAGCTGGACGTGCTCACCGGCTACGAAACCATTCCGGTTTGTGTCGCCTACGAAATCGACGGCCAGCGCGTGGAAGAAATGCCAGACAACCAGACTGACTTCCACCACGCGAAGCCAATCTACGAAGAGTTCCCTGGTTGGACCGAAGATATTTCCAACGTCCGCACCTGGGAAGAACTCCCAGCAAACGCTCAAGCTTATGTTGAGGCACTTGAACGCCTCTCGGGCTGCCGCATCTCGGTGATCGGCACCGGCCCAGGCCGTGAAGCTGCTATCGTGCGTCACTCACTCACCTGA
- a CDS encoding bifunctional proline dehydrogenase/L-glutamate gamma-semialdehyde dehydrogenase has product MGDPKPVAVDPKETASKEELYAIGEAACETAQRWVRASTNYPTDRAAQLLSDVLKDPAGLDYTVAFVDQVIRPEDPKIATKNLATLGKQNPKFLPWYLRNPARFGGMVAPLVPSVALPTARRVFRELVGDLVVDVTPDKLGPAIARLKSGGSRLNVNLLGEAVLGDREADKRLSETQRLLERDDIDYVSLKVSAVTGPHNAWAFDQTVDSAVEKLLPLYQYAASCTPKKFINLDMEEYRDLELTIAVFKRLLDREELLDLEAGIVLQAYLPDALAAMKDLQEWAAARRARGGARIKVRVVKGANLAMERVEAQSHDWPLTVCPSKEATDANYMRLLSWSMTPEHLENIRLGVAGHNLFTVAFAWEMAKKRGVTDLVELEMLAGMATAQAAAVRAEVGKLLLYVPVVRPEEYDVAISYLVRRLEENAAPENFMSNVFDLADNEAAFELEMNRFQTALELVNEPFVRRHRSQDRLDEAEAGKSVKADEREVDPNTPFANTADSDPALAKNLEWARQIAAKFEISQIGVKGWKDAIVPDEAKLDRILSAAGAAQVAWAQRSATERAEVLLRVAENLEAHRSELIEVAGAECGKTIDQADVEVSEAIDFAKYYAASAKTLESLPGVKFKPAKITAIVPPWNFPLAIPAGGILAALAAGSAAAFKPAREAGRCGAVIAELMWEAGVPKDLLPLLNLAERELGKQFLTDDRVERVILTGSSDTARLFRSWRPDLQILAETSGKNAIIVTPNADLDLAVKDVVNSAFGHAGQKCSAASLVILVGSVGTSKRFARQLVDAVRSLHVSYPWDLAAEMGPVIKAPTGKLLRGLTQLEPGQHWVVEPKQLDESGKLWSPGVRVGVEPGSEYHLTEYFGPILGVMRAETLEQAIEWQNATEFGLTAGLHSLDAEEINYWLNNVDAGNLYVNRGITGAIVQRQPFGGWKRSAIGSGTKAGGPSYLFALGDWEAQDLPHLEPLGDTPPVQGDLEQPVLARLWQAASPLLGDETRGFLRDCFTLDELAYRTEFGIGHDPSQIPTEKNVLRYLPLPVVIRVEDALDPQTSNRALAQIVRVVGAGLLVDSPLELSLAKPLPEAIKVAIEAEGVEVRVENEKDFVARMRGTDFAYDGRIRLLGGDRAKLAKELDGHIDVAIFAGPVSANGRVEILPFVHEQAVSVTNHRFGNRTPLSDQVQI; this is encoded by the coding sequence ATGGGCGATCCTAAGCCAGTCGCAGTTGACCCTAAGGAAACTGCATCTAAGGAAGAGTTGTACGCAATCGGTGAAGCCGCCTGCGAAACTGCTCAGCGTTGGGTTCGGGCATCCACTAACTATCCGACAGACCGCGCTGCCCAGCTGCTCTCTGACGTGCTAAAAGATCCTGCTGGTTTGGACTACACGGTGGCCTTCGTGGACCAGGTTATCCGTCCAGAAGATCCCAAGATTGCCACCAAGAACCTGGCCACCTTGGGCAAGCAGAACCCCAAGTTCCTTCCTTGGTACCTGCGTAACCCTGCCCGCTTCGGCGGCATGGTAGCCCCACTAGTGCCATCCGTGGCATTGCCAACCGCTCGTCGCGTCTTTAGAGAGCTCGTTGGCGACCTAGTCGTTGACGTGACCCCAGACAAGCTAGGACCAGCCATTGCTCGCCTCAAGAGCGGCGGTTCGCGTCTGAATGTGAACCTGCTTGGCGAGGCCGTCCTCGGCGATCGTGAAGCCGATAAGCGCCTGTCGGAAACCCAGCGCCTACTCGAACGCGACGACATTGACTACGTTTCCCTCAAGGTCAGTGCAGTCACCGGCCCGCACAACGCTTGGGCCTTTGACCAGACCGTGGATTCCGCAGTCGAAAAGCTACTCCCGCTTTACCAGTACGCGGCATCTTGCACCCCCAAGAAGTTCATCAACTTGGACATGGAAGAATATCGCGACCTGGAATTGACCATCGCAGTATTCAAGCGTTTGTTGGATCGCGAAGAACTGCTTGACCTTGAAGCCGGCATCGTGCTCCAGGCCTACCTGCCTGACGCTTTGGCCGCCATGAAGGATCTGCAAGAATGGGCGGCTGCTCGTCGTGCTCGCGGCGGTGCCCGCATCAAGGTGCGCGTGGTAAAGGGCGCCAACCTAGCCATGGAACGCGTCGAGGCACAGAGCCACGACTGGCCACTAACCGTGTGCCCCTCCAAGGAAGCGACCGACGCCAACTACATGCGTCTCCTTTCTTGGTCCATGACCCCAGAACACCTCGAAAACATTCGCCTAGGCGTGGCCGGACACAACCTATTCACCGTTGCTTTTGCTTGGGAAATGGCCAAGAAGCGCGGCGTTACCGACCTCGTCGAACTAGAAATGTTGGCTGGTATGGCCACCGCACAAGCTGCTGCAGTTCGCGCTGAGGTAGGCAAGTTGCTCCTTTACGTGCCAGTGGTACGCCCAGAAGAATACGACGTTGCCATCAGCTACCTGGTTCGCCGCCTCGAAGAAAATGCGGCCCCAGAAAACTTCATGTCGAACGTTTTCGACTTGGCTGACAATGAGGCCGCCTTCGAACTCGAAATGAACCGTTTCCAGACCGCTCTGGAACTCGTGAACGAACCGTTCGTGCGTCGTCACCGCTCCCAGGACCGTTTGGACGAGGCCGAGGCCGGCAAGTCGGTTAAGGCCGACGAACGCGAAGTCGACCCGAACACCCCGTTCGCCAACACCGCAGATTCTGACCCGGCGCTCGCCAAGAACCTCGAGTGGGCACGTCAGATTGCCGCCAAGTTCGAAATCTCGCAGATTGGCGTCAAGGGCTGGAAGGACGCCATCGTTCCAGACGAAGCCAAGCTCGATCGGATTCTCTCTGCCGCAGGTGCCGCCCAGGTCGCATGGGCCCAGCGTTCGGCTACCGAACGCGCCGAAGTGCTCTTGCGCGTGGCGGAAAACCTAGAAGCGCACCGCAGTGAACTTATTGAGGTAGCTGGTGCCGAATGCGGCAAGACCATTGACCAGGCAGACGTCGAAGTATCGGAAGCAATCGACTTCGCCAAGTACTATGCGGCCTCGGCCAAGACCCTTGAATCCCTGCCAGGCGTCAAGTTCAAGCCGGCGAAAATCACTGCGATTGTGCCGCCGTGGAACTTCCCGCTAGCTATTCCAGCCGGTGGTATTTTGGCTGCACTAGCTGCTGGTTCGGCCGCCGCCTTCAAGCCCGCTCGCGAAGCTGGTCGTTGTGGTGCCGTCATTGCTGAACTCATGTGGGAAGCTGGCGTCCCCAAGGACTTGCTCCCACTATTGAACCTGGCAGAACGCGAACTCGGTAAGCAGTTCTTGACTGACGACCGCGTCGAGCGCGTTATCCTCACCGGTTCTTCTGACACCGCCCGACTATTCCGTTCGTGGCGTCCAGACCTGCAGATTTTGGCAGAAACCTCCGGTAAGAACGCCATTATCGTCACCCCGAACGCTGACCTTGACCTAGCTGTTAAGGACGTCGTGAACTCCGCTTTCGGTCACGCCGGCCAGAAGTGCTCCGCCGCCTCCTTGGTAATCTTGGTTGGCTCGGTGGGCACCTCCAAGCGGTTCGCTCGCCAGCTGGTCGACGCGGTTCGTTCGCTACATGTTTCCTACCCGTGGGATCTTGCCGCCGAAATGGGTCCGGTCATTAAGGCACCAACCGGCAAGTTGTTGCGTGGCCTCACCCAGCTTGAGCCAGGCCAGCACTGGGTAGTCGAACCAAAGCAGCTCGATGAAAGTGGCAAGCTCTGGTCCCCAGGCGTGCGCGTTGGGGTAGAGCCCGGCAGCGAATACCACCTGACCGAATACTTCGGCCCCATCCTCGGTGTCATGCGTGCCGAAACCCTCGAACAGGCCATCGAATGGCAGAACGCCACCGAGTTCGGTCTCACCGCCGGTTTGCACTCCCTCGACGCTGAAGAAATCAACTACTGGCTCAACAATGTTGACGCCGGCAACCTCTACGTTAACCGTGGGATCACCGGTGCTATCGTGCAGCGTCAGCCCTTCGGTGGTTGGAAGCGCTCCGCCATCGGTTCAGGAACCAAGGCCGGTGGCCCAAGCTACCTCTTCGCCCTCGGCGATTGGGAAGCACAAGATCTGCCACACCTCGAACCACTGGGCGATACCCCGCCGGTACAGGGCGACTTGGAGCAGCCAGTCTTGGCTCGCTTGTGGCAGGCCGCATCGCCACTACTCGGTGACGAAACCCGCGGCTTCCTCCGCGACTGCTTCACCCTCGACGAGTTGGCCTACCGCACCGAATTTGGCATTGGGCACGACCCCAGCCAGATTCCAACGGAAAAGAACGTCCTGCGTTACTTGCCGCTGCCAGTAGTGATTCGTGTCGAGGACGCCCTCGACCCGCAAACCTCCAACCGTGCCCTCGCTCAGATTGTGCGCGTAGTTGGCGCTGGTCTGCTTGTCGACTCCCCACTGGAACTTTCCTTGGCGAAACCGCTACCAGAGGCAATCAAGGTGGCAATCGAAGCCGAGGGCGTGGAAGTTCGGGTCGAAAACGAGAAGGATTTCGTGGCCCGCATGCGTGGCACCGACTTCGCTTACGATGGCCGCATCCGCCTACTCGGTGGGGACCGCGCCAAGTTGGCCAAGGAACTCGACGGTCACATCGACGTCGCCATCTTCGCTGGCCCAGTCAGCGCTAACGGTCGCGTAGAAATCCTGCCATTCGTGCACGAACAAGCCGTTTCGGTAACCAACCACCGTTTCGGTAACCGCACCCCGCTTAGCGACCAAGTACAAATCTGA
- the rlmB gene encoding 23S rRNA (guanosine(2251)-2'-O)-methyltransferase RlmB, giving the protein MAGNSRRPGAVRKEGSKKGAHKGTGGHGRKALAGKGPTPKAEDRKWHPAHKRKVARERVETARAQQSAAAAKRNPVKVGPDAELIVGRNPVAEAVRAGVPIKRVFLAGGLSDDRVELVVRTATALGAPIVEVSKTDLDRATEGAVHQGVGVEVPAYEYAELGDLLDKAADAGRAPLFVALDSVTDPHNLGAVLRSAGAFGADGVIIGTRRAAGVNATVWKVSAGAAARVPVAQVPNMARALQDCKDAGCFVVGLDGGGDTSIRGLGLATEPMVLVTGAEGAGLSRLVREHCDQVASIPISDSVESLNAAVATGIALYEVSQIRDEN; this is encoded by the coding sequence ATGGCAGGAAATTCTCGTCGTCCCGGCGCTGTCCGCAAAGAAGGCTCCAAAAAAGGTGCACACAAAGGTACCGGTGGTCACGGTCGCAAAGCTCTAGCAGGCAAGGGCCCCACCCCGAAAGCTGAAGATCGCAAATGGCATCCCGCCCACAAACGCAAGGTTGCGCGTGAACGCGTCGAAACCGCCCGTGCTCAACAGTCCGCGGCAGCAGCCAAGCGCAACCCAGTCAAGGTTGGCCCTGACGCCGAACTAATCGTTGGTCGTAACCCTGTTGCCGAGGCCGTCCGCGCCGGTGTGCCCATTAAGCGAGTGTTCCTTGCTGGTGGCCTCTCAGACGATCGCGTGGAACTAGTCGTTCGTACCGCCACCGCGCTAGGTGCCCCGATTGTGGAAGTTTCCAAGACCGACCTAGACCGCGCCACTGAAGGTGCCGTCCACCAGGGCGTCGGAGTTGAAGTGCCCGCCTACGAATACGCCGAACTAGGCGATCTGCTAGATAAAGCTGCTGATGCCGGTCGCGCCCCACTATTCGTCGCCCTCGACTCAGTGACCGACCCGCACAACCTCGGTGCAGTCCTGCGAAGCGCTGGTGCCTTCGGAGCCGACGGGGTCATTATTGGTACCCGTCGTGCAGCCGGCGTTAACGCCACCGTGTGGAAGGTTTCGGCTGGTGCCGCCGCCCGTGTGCCAGTTGCCCAAGTGCCCAATATGGCTCGCGCCCTCCAAGACTGCAAGGACGCCGGCTGCTTCGTTGTCGGCCTTGACGGTGGGGGAGACACCTCCATCCGCGGGCTGGGGCTAGCAACCGAACCGATGGTGCTAGTAACTGGCGCTGAAGGGGCCGGTTTGTCCCGCCTCGTACGCGAACACTGCGACCAAGTTGCGTCTATCCCAATTAGCGACAGTGTCGAATCTTTGAATGCGGCAGTAGCCACAGGGATCGCACTTTATGAAGTATCGCAAATAAGGGACGAAAACTGA